One Oceanicoccus sagamiensis genomic region harbors:
- the ilvY gene encoding HTH-type transcriptional activator IlvY: MDTKDLELFLTLSENLHFSQTGDALHMSASAVSRSLKKIEEEVGQRLLERDNRTVRLTETGRQFQSYARQTLGQWRSFMEVIRRDAEGLSGEVSVYCSVTAAYSVLSDLLEPFRTRYPDIDIKLRTGDQADAIEHLMSGEDDVAIAARPDKLPSKIQFQTLTHSPLLFIYPVIHCAVESTIKGHLDVSSPINWQDIPFIVSERGLARTRLDQWFRSQSIKPDIYAQVSGHEAIVSMVGLGLGVGVVPELVLINSPLKDKVQVIDVQPPLAPFAVGLGASAQRLENPLVKAFWDCAKASYRSEF; the protein is encoded by the coding sequence ATGGATACCAAAGATTTAGAGCTATTTCTGACTCTGTCTGAGAATCTGCACTTCAGCCAAACCGGTGATGCCCTGCATATGAGTGCTTCTGCGGTTAGCCGCAGCCTTAAGAAAATTGAGGAAGAGGTGGGGCAGCGCCTATTGGAGCGTGATAACCGTACGGTAAGGCTGACTGAAACCGGCCGCCAGTTCCAATCCTATGCCCGCCAAACTCTGGGGCAATGGCGTTCTTTTATGGAAGTCATTCGTCGGGATGCCGAGGGCTTAAGTGGTGAGGTCAGTGTTTATTGCTCCGTGACCGCCGCTTACAGCGTTTTGTCTGATCTGTTGGAGCCCTTTAGAACCCGTTACCCGGATATAGATATTAAGCTCCGCACCGGTGATCAGGCTGATGCGATCGAACACCTAATGAGTGGTGAAGATGATGTTGCTATCGCAGCCCGGCCCGATAAGCTGCCCTCAAAAATTCAATTCCAGACCCTGACCCATTCGCCGCTGCTCTTTATTTACCCGGTTATCCATTGCGCGGTAGAAAGTACTATCAAAGGTCATCTGGACGTTTCAAGCCCGATCAACTGGCAGGATATTCCTTTTATCGTCTCAGAGCGGGGCCTGGCCAGAACCCGTCTTGACCAGTGGTTCCGCTCCCAAAGCATCAAGCCTGATATCTATGCTCAGGTTAGTGGTCATGAGGCTATTGTTAGTATGGTAGGGCTTGGCTTGGGAGTAGGGGTCGTGCCAGAGCTGGTGCTGATCAACAGTCCCTTAAAAGATAAAGTGCAGGTGATTGATGTACAGCCTCCTTTGGCACCTTTTGCGGTTGGCTTGGGTGCTTCAGCCCAGCGTTTGGAAAATCCACTGGTTAAAGCCTTCTGGGACTGTGCAAAAGCATCGTACCGCAGCGAGTTTTAA
- a CDS encoding sulfite oxidase heme-binding subunit YedZ — protein sequence MALKKTIVFIFCLIPAVALIYFAVSGQLGPDAGKELVLETGEWGLRFLLLTLAITPIRTLTKSPAILRYRRMIGLYTWFYASLHLFAVLTYLLGWSWPIFVEEFAERPYMALGIIAWVLMVPLGITSNNWAQRKLKRSWKTLHQLTYLIGVLACAHFIWLVRSDFGEALLYSAILAALLAFRVVIKFQRTAALKPS from the coding sequence ATGGCCCTAAAAAAAACCATCGTTTTTATATTTTGCCTAATCCCGGCTGTGGCTTTGATCTACTTTGCTGTCTCTGGCCAGTTAGGCCCCGATGCCGGTAAAGAGCTGGTATTGGAGACCGGGGAGTGGGGGCTACGCTTTTTACTACTCACCCTGGCAATAACACCGATACGTACCCTGACTAAGAGCCCGGCTATTCTGCGTTATCGCAGGATGATAGGCCTCTACACCTGGTTCTATGCCTCATTACATCTATTTGCCGTGCTGACCTATTTACTCGGCTGGAGCTGGCCTATTTTTGTGGAAGAATTCGCCGAGCGCCCCTATATGGCGCTAGGCATTATCGCTTGGGTGTTAATGGTGCCGCTGGGTATCACCTCTAATAACTGGGCCCAGCGAAAACTGAAGCGCAGCTGGAAAACATTACACCAGCTCACCTACTTGATTGGCGTTCTAGCCTGCGCCCACTTTATCTGGCTGGTACGCTCCGACTTTGGTGAGGCCTTACTATATAGTGCAATCCTGGCCGCTCTATTGGCTTTTAGGGTTGTAATAAAGTTTCAGCGCACCGCTGCCTTAAAGCCGTCCTGA
- the pssA gene encoding CDP-diacylglycerol--serine O-phosphatidyltransferase, protein MNDKPKEPSTPLRDVSADKPESAAEQPETPPESLILIDEHEEEVSVDGKTIRRRGIYLLPNLFTTAALFSGYYAVIAGINGKFEAAAIAIFVAMILDGLDGRVARLTNTQSKFGAEYDSLADMVSFGAAPALVMFSWALSDLGKFGWTCSFIYVACAALRLARFNTQIDTADKNYFSGLASPAAAAVVAGTIWVCHDIGYVGNGVPFELAVIAGLMTAIAGFLMILNVPYHSFKGLDLRGRVPFVVMILVVLGFGLVMLDPAKILLAGFVLYALSGPATKIWTMLREK, encoded by the coding sequence ATGAATGATAAGCCGAAAGAACCTTCCACCCCATTGCGGGATGTTTCTGCTGATAAGCCTGAGAGTGCGGCTGAGCAACCGGAGACGCCACCGGAATCATTAATACTGATTGATGAGCACGAAGAGGAAGTGTCGGTTGACGGTAAAACCATTCGTCGTCGAGGTATCTATTTACTGCCTAACCTGTTCACTACGGCGGCTTTATTCTCCGGTTATTATGCAGTGATTGCCGGTATTAACGGTAAGTTTGAAGCTGCGGCTATTGCGATTTTTGTCGCCATGATTTTGGATGGTCTGGATGGCCGTGTCGCTCGCTTAACCAATACCCAAAGTAAGTTTGGTGCCGAGTACGATAGCCTGGCGGATATGGTGTCCTTCGGTGCTGCCCCTGCACTGGTTATGTTTAGTTGGGCTTTATCAGATTTGGGCAAGTTTGGCTGGACCTGCTCTTTTATCTATGTGGCCTGTGCGGCACTCCGTTTGGCGCGCTTTAATACCCAAATTGATACCGCGGATAAAAACTACTTTTCCGGATTGGCCAGCCCCGCTGCCGCGGCTGTTGTAGCCGGTACAATTTGGGTTTGTCACGATATTGGTTATGTCGGCAATGGTGTGCCCTTTGAGTTAGCGGTGATTGCTGGCTTAATGACCGCTATAGCCGGCTTCTTGATGATTCTTAATGTGCCCTACCATAGCTTTAAGGGTTTAGACCTCCGTGGTCGTGTTCCCTTTGTTGTGATGATTCTAGTAGTACTGGGCTTTGGTCTGGTGATGCTGGACCCTGCTAAAATCCTACTGGCTGGTTTTGTGCTCTATGCCTTATCGGGGCCTGCTACCAAAATATGGACGATGCTGCGGGAAAAGTGA
- the msrP gene encoding protein-methionine-sulfoxide reductase catalytic subunit MsrP: MLIKKTSDIASSEITPESVYLNRRQFMGSSLIAGGAMALGTAGMAHAEQELKALQYAKAKQGPEGFYTDETLTPYDDVASYNNFYEFGTGKGDPAKNAHALTTDPWSITIEGEVEKPGTYPLEDILSKVDLEERIYRLRCVEAWSMVVPWIGFSLADLIKQMQPTSKAKYIAFETLYRPKEMKGQRSRTSTIDYPYVEGLRMDEAMHPLTLMSVGLYGKVLPNQNGAPIRLVVPWKYGFKSIKSIVKIKFLEKEPPTTWNLLQASEYGFYANVNPDVDHPRWSQKSERRLPSGLFSPNRILTEPFNGYGEQVASLYTGMDLRKYY; this comes from the coding sequence GTGCTTATTAAAAAAACATCAGATATAGCGTCCTCCGAAATAACCCCCGAATCCGTTTATCTAAACCGTCGCCAGTTTATGGGTAGCTCCCTGATTGCTGGTGGCGCTATGGCTCTGGGTACTGCGGGTATGGCTCATGCTGAGCAAGAGCTCAAAGCTTTGCAGTACGCCAAAGCGAAACAAGGCCCGGAAGGTTTTTATACCGATGAGACTTTAACCCCCTATGATGATGTGGCCAGCTATAACAACTTCTACGAGTTTGGTACCGGTAAGGGTGACCCTGCAAAGAATGCCCATGCCCTGACCACTGACCCCTGGTCGATTACGATAGAAGGCGAGGTGGAAAAGCCAGGTACTTATCCGCTGGAAGATATTTTAAGTAAGGTTGACCTGGAAGAGCGTATTTACCGTTTACGCTGCGTTGAAGCCTGGTCAATGGTAGTGCCCTGGATTGGTTTTTCACTGGCTGATCTTATCAAGCAAATGCAGCCCACCTCAAAAGCCAAATATATTGCCTTTGAAACCTTATACCGCCCTAAAGAAATGAAAGGTCAGCGTTCCAGAACCAGCACCATTGATTACCCTTATGTAGAAGGTCTAAGAATGGATGAGGCGATGCATCCGCTGACACTTATGTCGGTAGGTTTATACGGCAAAGTGCTACCCAACCAAAACGGTGCGCCGATCCGCTTGGTTGTACCTTGGAAGTATGGTTTTAAAAGTATCAAATCCATCGTCAAAATAAAATTTCTGGAAAAAGAGCCACCAACCACCTGGAATCTATTGCAGGCCAGTGAGTATGGTTTCTACGCCAATGTAAACCCGGATGTTGATCATCCCCGCTGGAGTCAAAAATCAGAACGCCGTTTACCCTCCGGTTTATTTTCACCTAACCGAATTCTAACGGAACCCTTCAATGGTTATGGCGAACAGGTAGCATCTCTCTATACTGGGATGGACCTCCGTAAATACTATTAA